Below is a genomic region from bacterium.
AATATTTTCAAAGAGAATCATCCCGATGCTTCTCAACAGCCTAGAGGAAAAGCAACGTTTGATGAAAGATGTTATCAAGTTTTACAAAGGATTCCTGCAGGAAAAGTAGCTACCTACCAGCAAATAGCGAGTGCAATCAAGAGCCCAGGCGCTGCAAGAGCCGTCGGAAATGCGTGTCGAAAAAATCCGCGAATACCACAAGTCCCATGCCACCGAGTAGTGTGTTCAAATGGGAATATCGGCGGCTATATTTTAGGAAAAGCTCAAAAAAAG
It encodes:
- a CDS encoding MGMT family protein encodes the protein MRNKNIFKENHPDASQQPRGKATFDERCYQVLQRIPAGKVATYQQIASAIKSPGAARAVGNACRKNPRIPQVPCHRVVCSNGNIGGYILGKAQKKRLLESEGVVVADNGTVQLDIFGWDGPFESL